The region ACGTACCGCTCTACCAGGCATTCTGCGAGGCGGCCCGCAAATACGGCGACCCGAACCGCCTCGACCCCGAAGAGCTCTTCGACCTGATCGAGCGCCAGTGCGCCGACGGCATGGCCTTCATGGCGGTGCACTGCGGCATCAACCGCTCCACCATCGAGCGCTTGAGGAAACAGGGATACCGCTACGGCGGCCTGGTTTCCAAGGGGGGGGTCTCCATGGTGGCCTGGATGCTGGCCAACGACCGCGAAAACCCGCTCTACGAGCAGTTCGACCGGGTGACGGCGATCCTGAAAAAGTACGACACCGTGCTCTCCCTGGGGAACGGCCTCAGGGCCGGCGCCATCCACGACTCCAGCGACCGGGCCCAGATCCAGGAGCTGGTCATCAACTGCGAACTGGCCGAACTGGGACGCGACATGGGGTGCCAGATGCTGGTGGAGGGACCGGGGCACGTCCCCCTGGACGAGATCGAGGGGAACATCAAACTGCAAAAACGCATGAGCGGCGGCGCCCCCTACTACATGCTCGGGCCGATCACCACCGACGTGGCCCCCGGCTTCGACCACATCACCTCGGCCATCGGCGCGGCCCAGTCGGCCCGCTTCGGCGCCGACCTGATCTGCTACATCACCCCGGCCGAGCACCTGGCGCTGCCCACCGAGGAGGACGTGCGCCTGGGGGTCAAGGCGGCCAGGATCGCCGCCCATATCGGCGACATGAACAAATACCCGGAGCGGATGCGGGAGCGGGACAAGGAGATGTCCAAGGCCCGCCGCGACCTGGACTGGGAGAAGCAGTTCCAACTGGCCCTCTATCCCGGGGACGCCCGGGCCATCCGCGCCAGCCGGGTGCCCGAGGACAGCGCCACCTGTACCATGTGCGGCAATTTCTGCGCCTCCCGGGGGGCAGGAAAGCTCTTTGCAGATGACCTGAAACAGGATAAGATCTGACCGATCGCATCGGCAGGACAAACCACAGGGATACCACCCGATTGCAGGAGTGCAGATCAAGGCCGCGGGGTTTGAGGCGTCACCGGCGTACAGCGTCACGCCGGGGGGTCGGAGAAACCGGCGCGGATGACGCCTTGCTTCGGAGCTGGTATACGAGGCGCAATGTACAGTTCCATCACATCGCTGTCGGTACGGCTGCGGCCGGGGGATGACATTCGAAACTCCCTATCCCGCCTGCTCCTGGACCGGGAATTGCCCGCCGCCTGCGTGCTCAGCTGCGCCGGCAGCCTGAGCAGGGCTGCTCTGCGGCTGGCCGGGAACGGCGGCGGCACCATCATCGAGGGGCCGCTGGAGATCGTCTCCCTCTCCGGCACCCTCTCCCCCCAGGGGCCGCACCTGCACATCGCCTTTGCCGACAGTACCGGCCGGGTACTGGGAGGGCACCTGCTGGACGGCTGCATCGTCCTGACAACGGCCGAGATCGTACTGGCGGTCCTGCCCGACGTGCGTTTTTCGCGCCGCCACGATGCCGCCACCGGCTATGCGGAACTGGCCATCACCGCCCCGGTCGAAATGACGCCATGAAACCCTATCTCGTCGCTTTCCAGTTTCTGACCATCATACCGCTCCCCTTCAAGGTGGATTGCGAGGCCCGGGACCTGGGGCGCTCCACGGCCCTGTTCCCCCTGGTGGGGCTCACCATCGGCGCCCTGCTGGCTGGGCTAAACTGGCTGCTCACCCCCTGGCTGGCCCGGCCGCTGGTCGACGCCCTGCTGATTACCGCCCTGGCCGCCGTAACCGGCGCCCTGCACCTGGACGGCCTGGCCGACGTCTGCGACGGCATCGCGGCCCGGGGCGGCCGGGAACGCTTTCTAGAGGTCATGAAGGACTCCCGGGTGGGCGCCGTGGGCGTCGTCGGCATCGTCTTCGGCCTGCTCCTGAAATGGCAGGCCCTGCTGGCGGTGCCGGCCGGCATCAAGATGCCGGCCCTGCTGTTCTTTCCGGCCCTAGCCCGTTGCGCCCAGGTCCTCGCCATGACCGGCGCCCGCCATGCCCGCAAGGAGGGGCTGGGAGCGGTCTTCATCCAGGGCACCGGCAACGGCCGGCTGATTGCGGCCCTGGCCCTCACCCTGGCGGCGGCCTTTGTGCTGCCGCCCCTTACCGGCCTCTCGGCCTACATCGTCGTCATCCTGTTGACCGTGGCACTGCGCTGCTACTTCCAGCGCCGCCTGGACGGCCTGACCGGCGACGTACTGGGATGCATCAGCGAACTGGCCGAAATTACGGCCCTGGCGGTCATCGCCGTCAGGTTCCCCTGATCCCCAGGCCCCTTTGAAAGGAAGCGCATCGACATGACCCCGGCAACCCGCATCTATCTCATCCGCCACGGCCAGGTGGCAGGGCACGACCAGCCCCGGTACAACGGCCAGACCGACGTGGGCTTGACCGACGTCGGTCTGGAGCAGTACCATGTCCTCAAGGAGCGCCTGGCCGGGAAACCGCTCTCGGCCTGCTACACCAGCGACCTGTCCCGCTGCGCCATCGGCGCGGATATCATCTGCGGCCAATTCGGCATCGAGCCGGTGAAGAGGCCGGAGCTCAGGGAACTGAACATCGGCGTCTGGGAAGGGCTCACCTGGAAGGAGATCGCCCAGCGCTGGCCCATGGAATGGCAGGCCCGCCTGAACGACCTGGTCAACTACCGGGTGCCCCGGGGCGAGAACCTCCTGGACGTGGAGGCACGGGTCATGCCGGTCATCGGGGAGATCGTCGAACGCCACAAGGGGCAGGAGGTTCTGGTGGTGGGGCACGGCGGGGTCAACCGCATCGTGCTCCTGAGCGCCATCGGCGCTCCCTTGGCCGGGATGTTCAACGTGGAGCAGAACTACGGCTGCCTGAACATCATCGACTATTATATGGACGGCAGGGCCACGGTCAAGCTGCTGAACGGGTAAACGGCCGGTATTATGACTCTCACAAAGCCTACTAAGGCACAAAGGAAAGGATAAAACGGCACAACCGATTCTCACAGAGCACACAGAGGCACAGAGGAAAGATTGAACCCATGTTTTATTGTTTTTTGCTTTTCTCCGTGCC is a window of Geobacter sp. FeAm09 DNA encoding:
- a CDS encoding PPC domain-containing DNA-binding protein, with amino-acid sequence MYSSITSLSVRLRPGDDIRNSLSRLLLDRELPAACVLSCAGSLSRAALRLAGNGGGTIIEGPLEIVSLSGTLSPQGPHLHIAFADSTGRVLGGHLLDGCIVLTTAEIVLAVLPDVRFSRRHDAATGYAELAITAPVEMTP
- the thiC gene encoding phosphomethylpyrimidine synthase ThiC — its product is MKTQIESAREGIITPQMAAVAADEALAPEFVRAMVAEGRIVIPWNHNRRPRATGIGFGLRTKVNASIGTSSDIIDYQAEVAKARAALESGADTLMELSVGGDLDRVRREVIACVDLPVGNVPLYQAFCEAARKYGDPNRLDPEELFDLIERQCADGMAFMAVHCGINRSTIERLRKQGYRYGGLVSKGGVSMVAWMLANDRENPLYEQFDRVTAILKKYDTVLSLGNGLRAGAIHDSSDRAQIQELVINCELAELGRDMGCQMLVEGPGHVPLDEIEGNIKLQKRMSGGAPYYMLGPITTDVAPGFDHITSAIGAAQSARFGADLICYITPAEHLALPTEEDVRLGVKAARIAAHIGDMNKYPERMRERDKEMSKARRDLDWEKQFQLALYPGDARAIRASRVPEDSATCTMCGNFCASRGAGKLFADDLKQDKI
- the cobC gene encoding alpha-ribazole phosphatase; translation: MTPATRIYLIRHGQVAGHDQPRYNGQTDVGLTDVGLEQYHVLKERLAGKPLSACYTSDLSRCAIGADIICGQFGIEPVKRPELRELNIGVWEGLTWKEIAQRWPMEWQARLNDLVNYRVPRGENLLDVEARVMPVIGEIVERHKGQEVLVVGHGGVNRIVLLSAIGAPLAGMFNVEQNYGCLNIIDYYMDGRATVKLLNG
- the cobS gene encoding adenosylcobinamide-GDP ribazoletransferase — protein: MKPYLVAFQFLTIIPLPFKVDCEARDLGRSTALFPLVGLTIGALLAGLNWLLTPWLARPLVDALLITALAAVTGALHLDGLADVCDGIAARGGRERFLEVMKDSRVGAVGVVGIVFGLLLKWQALLAVPAGIKMPALLFFPALARCAQVLAMTGARHARKEGLGAVFIQGTGNGRLIAALALTLAAAFVLPPLTGLSAYIVVILLTVALRCYFQRRLDGLTGDVLGCISELAEITALAVIAVRFP